The DNA segment TCTTGATGTGGCTTGGTGAACAAATTACTTCTCACGGTGTTGGAAATGGTATATCTATTTTGATTTTTGCCGGGATCGTTGCTGCGATCCCAACAGGTGTTAATCAGCTGTATGACCAGTACATCTCTGGTGCTGGAGAGCAGCTATTTATTAATCTGGTGATCATCGCGATCATCGCATTAGTTATCGTTGCTGTTGTGGTTGGGGTTATTTTTATCCAACAGGCGCTTCGCAAAATTCCGATCCAATATGCTAAGAAATTAGTAAACCGTTCACCTGTAGGCGGTCATTCAACCCACCTGCCTATTAAGGTAAATGCCGCAGGGGTTATCCCAGTAATCTTTGCCATTTCATTCATTATCGCTCCTAGAACCGTTGCCGGATTCTTTGAAGGTAATGAAGTAGCCTCTGTGATTCAATATATCTTTGATTATCAGAACTGGCCTGGAATGATTATCTATGTTGCGTTAATTATTGCCTTCACCTATTTCTATACATTTGTCCAGGTAAATCCGGAACAAATGGCAGAGAATTTGAAGAAGCAAGGCGGTTATATTCCCGGAATTCGTCCTGGTGCAAACACAGAGACCTATCTTACCAGGGTCATGTATCGCTTAACCTTCGTGGGTTCTATATTCCTAGCAGCTGTCTCTATTCTTCCTATTATTCTAGGTGCAGCAGCCGATCTGCCGCCTACTGTACAAATTGGAGGAACAGGCTTGCTCATTGTTGTAGGGGTTGCACTTGAAATGATGAAACAGCTTGAAAGCCAGCTTGTGAAACGTCATTATAAAGGCTTTATTAAGTAGTTTGAGTAACGATAATGAATATGAGACGGAGGGAATACGTTGAATTTAATTCTGATGGGTCTTCCTGGTGCTGGTAAAGGCACACAGGCAGAGAAGATAGTCGAAAAATATAACATCCCTCATATCTCAACTGGAGATATGTTCCGTTTAGCTATCAAAGAAGGAACAATACTTGGCCAAGAAGCTAAATCATATATGGACAAAGGCGAGTTAGTCCCGGATGAAGTAACTATTGGGATTGTTC comes from the Halobacillus shinanisalinarum genome and includes:
- the secY gene encoding preprotein translocase subunit SecY — translated: MFRTISNFMRVGDIRRKIIFTLLMLIVFRLGTFIPVPFTNQDAINFMDEQNAFGFLNTFGGGALQNFSIFAMGIMPYITASIIMQLLQMDVVPKFAEWKSQGDVGRRKLAQFTRYGTIALAFVQAIGMSIGFNTLAGGQLITSPGVLTYAVIALVLTGGTAFLMWLGEQITSHGVGNGISILIFAGIVAAIPTGVNQLYDQYISGAGEQLFINLVIIAIIALVIVAVVVGVIFIQQALRKIPIQYAKKLVNRSPVGGHSTHLPIKVNAAGVIPVIFAISFIIAPRTVAGFFEGNEVASVIQYIFDYQNWPGMIIYVALIIAFTYFYTFVQVNPEQMAENLKKQGGYIPGIRPGANTETYLTRVMYRLTFVGSIFLAAVSILPIILGAAADLPPTVQIGGTGLLIVVGVALEMMKQLESQLVKRHYKGFIK